From a region of the Impatiens glandulifera chromosome 4, dImpGla2.1, whole genome shotgun sequence genome:
- the LOC124934473 gene encoding uncharacterized protein LOC124934473 produces the protein MSKISKKHEITQYCFFLGNFYCIDQQGKIILQDAVEYRNTRRLSTSPMEQRGLGLILIPASIRKTCHVDCSIEEQLSLLSV, from the coding sequence ATGTCCAAAATATCTAAGAAGCATGAAATTACacaatattgttttttcttgGGAAATTTCTATTGTATTGATCAGCAAGGTAAAATTATCCTTCAAGATGCAGTTGAGTATCGAAACACTAGAAGGTTATCTACTTCTCCTATGGAACAAAGGGGTCTTGGTCTTATACTAATTCCTGCTTCTATCAGGAAAACTTGTCATGTTGATTGCTCCATTGAAGAACAATTATCACTTCTGTCGGTTTAA
- the LOC124933696 gene encoding cullin-4, with the protein MSQPSKKRSAYDTTSTTKGTTSVGGVSSAGGGGGGATAEGTHFRSMKKAKSQAVASSNLDNNKQTTLHFDAASDSEDPSSIIEDPATMDSSSAIGRTTTTAGVTSNLSRKKATPPQPAKKLVIKLLKAKPILPTNFEENTWATLKCAISAIFLKQPDSCDLEKLYQAVNDLCLHKMGGSLYQRIEKECESHISSALQSLVGRSEDSSVFLSLVEKCWQDFCDQMLMIRSIALYLDRTYVKQTPSIRSLWDMGLQLFRKHLFLASEVEHKTVFGLLKMIDSERHGEAVDKTLLNHLLKMFTALGVYSESFEKPFLESTSEFYAAEGAQYMQQSDVPDYLKHVEMRLQEEHERCLLYLDASTRKPLVATAERQLLERHISAILDKGFMLLMDGKRIEDLKRMYMLFSRVNALESLRQGISSYIRKAGQSMVMDDEKDKDMVFCLLEFKASLDTIWEESFAKNDAFCNTIKDAFEHLINLRQNRPAELIAKFLDEKLRAGNKGTSEEELEGMLDKVLVLFRFIQGKDVFEAFYKKDLAKRLLLGKSASIDAEKSMISKLKTECGSQFTNKLEGMFKDIELSKEINESFKQSSQARTKLPSGIEMSVHVLTTGYWPTYPPMDVRLPRELNVYQDIFREFYLSKYSGRRLMWQNSLGQCVLKANYPKGRKELAVSLFQTVVLMLFNDAENLSLQDIKDASGIEDKELRRTLQSLACGKVRVLLKTPKGRDVEDDDSFAFNDAFTAPLYRIKVNAIQMKETVEENTSTTERVFQDRQYQVDAAIVRIMKTRKVLSHTLLITELFQQLKFPIKPTDLKKRIESLIDREYLERDKNNPQIYNYLA; encoded by the exons ATGTCTCAGCCCAGCAAAAAGCGCTCTGCCTACGATACCACCTCCACCACTAAAGGAACCACCAGCGTCGGCGGCGTAAGCAGCgccggaggaggaggaggaggagcaaCAGCAGAAGGTACTCATTTTCGGTCCATGAAGAAGGCCAAATCCCAGGCCGTCGCTTCTTCGAACCTCGACAACAATAAACAAACCACTCTTCACTTCGATGCCGCCTCCGATTCTGAAGACCCTTCTTCCATAATTGAGGATCCCGCAACCATGGACTCTTCTTCCGCTATCGGACGAACAACAACAACTGCCGGCGTTACCTCTAATTTATCTCGCAAGAAGGCCACCCCTCCTCAACCCGCTAAGAAGCTAGTTATCAAGCTTTTGAAAG CTAAACCTATACTTCCGACCAACTTCGAAGAGAACACATGGGCAACTCTTAAGTGTGCCATTAGTGCTATATTTCTGAAGCAACCTGATTCCTGTGACTTGGAGAAGCTTTATCAG GCTGTTAATGATCTTTGCCTTCACAAGATGGGAGGAAGCCTCTATCAGCGGATTGAGAAAGAATGTGAATCGCACATATCTTCTGCTCTACAATCTTTGGTGGGACGAAGTGAAGATTCAAGTGTtttcttatcacttgtagagaAATGCTGGCAGGACTTCTGCGACCAAATGCTGATGATTCGTAGTATAGCTTTGTATCTCGATAGAACATATGTCAAACAAACCCCAAGTATTCGTTCACTGTGGGACATGGGCTTGCAACTTTTCCGTAAACATCTTTTTCTAGCCTCGGAGGTTGAACACAAAACAGTATTTGGACTTCTAAAAATGATTGATAGCGAAAG ACATGGAGAAGCAGTTGATAAAACCCTCCTCAACCATCTTTTGAAGATGTTCACAGCCTTAGGAGTCTATTCAGAAAGCTTTGAGAAACCATTCCTTGAGAGCACATCTGAATTTTATGCAGCTGAAGGTGCACAGTACATGCAGCAATCCGATGTTCCAGATTACTTGAAGCATGTAGAG ATGAGGCTGCAAGAAGAACATGAACGATGTTTACTTTACCTTGATGCCAGTACAAGAAAGCCATTGGTAGCAACTGCAGAAAGACAACTCCTTGAACGCCATATATCTGCAATTCTTGATAAG GGTTTTATGTTGCTGATGGATGGTAAACGTATTGAGGATTTAAAAAGAATGTACATGCTTTTTTCAAGGGTAAATGCCCTTGAATCGCTGAGGCAAGGAATTAGTTCATACATTCGTAAGGCCGGTCAAAGCATGGTCATGGATGATGAAAAAGACAAAGATATGGTTTTTTGTCTCTTAGAATTTAAGGCATCTCTTGACACAATATGGGAGGAAAGTTTTGCCAAGAATGATGCTTTCTGCAACACTATAAAGGATGCATTTGAACATCTGATTAATCTCCGACAG AATCGACCTGCTGAGCTAATTGCCAAGTTTCTGGATGAGAAACTTCGTGCTGGAAATAAGGGTACATCTGAAGAAGAATTGGAGGGCATGCTTGACAAAGTGTTGGTTCTCTTTAGGTTTATACAA GGTAAGGATGTGTTTGAAGCATTTTACAAGAAGGATCTTGCCAAAAGACTTCTGTTGGGTAAGAGTGCTTCTATTGATGCCGAGAAGTCCATGATATCTAAG TTAAAAACAGAGTGTGGCAGTCAGTTTACCAACAAACTTGAGGGGATGTTCAAG gATATTGAATTGTCAAAAGAGATAAATGAATCATTTAAGCAATCTTCTCAAGCCAGGACAAAACTTCCTTCAGGAATCGAGATGAGTGTTCATGTATTGACAACTGG TTATTGGCCAACGTATCCACCAATGGATGTTCGGCTTCCTAGGGAGCTGAATGTTTATCAG GACATCTTCAGAGAATTCTATCTGAGTAAGTATAGTGGGAGAAGGTTGATGTGGCAAAATTCGTTAGGTCAATGCGTCCTAAAAGCTAATTACCCTAAAGGAAGAAAGGAGCTGGCCGTTTCTCTATTTCAG ACTGTTGTCTTGATGCTTTTCAACGATGCTGAAAATCTAAGCCTCCAAGATATTAAGGATGCTTCTGGCATTGAGGATAAGGAGCTTAGGAGAACTCTGCAGTCTCTTGCATGTGGAAAAGTTCGTGTCCTTCTGAAG ACTCCAAAAGGAAGAGATGTTGAAGATGATGACTCGTTTGCATTTAATGATGCGTTTACTGCTCCACTTTATCGTATAAAG GTTAATGCTATACAAATGAAGGAAACAGTGGAAGAGAACACGAGTACTACTGAGAGAGTGTTTCAGGATCGCCAATATCAG GTCGATGCAGCCATTGTTAGAATAATGAAGACGAGAAAGGTTTTGAGTCACACCCTATTGATAACCGAACTCTTCCAACAG CTGAAGTTCCCAATAAAACCGACTGACTTGAAGAAGAGGATCGAGAGCCTGATCGACAGGGAGTACCTTGAGCGAGACAAGAACAATCCACAAATATATAACTATCTTGCCTGA
- the LOC124935682 gene encoding putative pentatricopeptide repeat-containing protein At5g08490, with the protein MPLLEMESGTSTGSRPDYLYLSTILKSCSTLSNVKLGRVLHSHIVKVGHVSCQIVGKALLNMYAKCNALDDTQKLFSQIQHFDAVNWNIILSGYSGSGAHDKRVMSSFQQMYIGEYPKPNSVTIAIVLPVCVRLGDLNAGKRIHAYTVKSGLDLHTLAGNSLLSMYAKSGHAIKNAYQVFDRIPEKDVVSWNAMIAGFSENNQSNNAFTLFCQMVKGPIPPNYATLANILPVCSSYRIGKEIHCFVLQRAELSANIFVSNALVSFYLRVGQLQDAENLFKGMIVKDLVSWNAIISGYTSNGEWTRALELFREFLSKETVGPDSVTILSVLPLYTHLHNLNGCKQIHGYVIKHPLLSKDTSVWNSLVSFYAKCGDIESSFLTFSLMHRKDLISWNSMLDAFADGRFQARFFDLLHRMHNQQVSPDSLTLLAIVQFCSTVLDCRMIKQAHGFIIRHNLVQLNSEPKLGNAVIDAYTRHGNMDYALKVFEVVKRNVVTYNSIISGYMMCGFYDEAHSVFNNMPEKDITSWNLMIRLYSESGCHDKAISLLRGIIKDEEMFEPDSLTVMSLLPLCSQMASVHLLRQCHGYVVRACFTDPYLIAAMLDVYSKCGSIDYAYKLFKSTNMKDLIIFTAMIGGYAMNGLVDEGLKIFNSIEKIHRIRPSMEQYACVVDLLARGGRISDAYEFVCQMPIEPNANIWGTLLGGCKTHNEFEIGRVVADRLLANETKDVGSYVVMSNLYAADAKWDGVLEMRKLMKNRDMKKPAGCSWIEVEKSKNTFLAGDTSHPKRIDIYDMLSMLDRQMKERFDNYEFAKTSLVFEL; encoded by the exons ATGCCTTTGCTTGAAATGGAATCAGGAACTTCAACTGGGTCTAGACCCGATTACCTTTACTTATCAACAATCCTCAAATCATGTTCCACCCTTTCAAATGTTAAATTAGGAAGAGTTCTTCATAGTCATATTGTTAAAGTAGGTCATGTTTCTTGCCAGATTGTGGGTAAAGCTCTTCTTAACATGTATGCTAAATGTAATGCCCTTGATGATACTCAGAAGCTGTTTTCTCAAATTCAGCACTTTGATGCTGTTAATTGGAACATTATTCTATCTGGGTATTCTGGATCTGGTGCCCATGATAAAAGGGTTATGAGTTCTTTTCAGCAAATGTACATTGGTGAATATCCAAAACCCAATTCTGTTACAATTGCAATCGTTCTTCCTGTTTGTGTACGATTAGGAGATCTAAATGCAGGCAAAAGAATACATGCTTACACTGTAAAGTCAGGATTAGATTTGCATACATTAGCAGGGAACTCTCTGTTGTCAATGTATGCTAAGTCAGGTCATGCTATTAAAAATGCATACCAAGTGTTTGATAGAATTCCTGAGAAAGATGTAGTTTCATGGAATGCTATGATTGCAGGCTTTTCCGAGAATAATCAATCGAACAATGCTTTTACATTGTTCTGTCAGATGGTAAAGGGCCCAATACCTCCAAATTACGCGACTCTTGCAAACATTCTACCTGTCTGTTCTTCTTATCGTATTGGGAAAGAAATTCACTGTTTTGTACTGCAGAGGGCAGAGTTGTCGGCAAATATCTTTGTCTCCAATGCTCTTGTAAGCTTCTATCTGAGGGTTGGACAGTTACAAGACGCTGAAAATTTGTTTAAGGGGATGATTGTTAAAGATTTGGTTTCATGGAATGCTATTATATCTGGATATACCTCAAATGGCGAGTGGACGAGAGCTTTAGAATTGTTTCGTGAATTTCTTTCTAAGGAGACAGTTGGACCCGACTCGGTAACTATTCTCAGTGTTCTTCCTCTCTATACACATTTACATAATTTGAATGGGTGCAAGCAGATTCATGGGTATGTTATCAAACATCCACTTCTATCGAAAGATACTTCAGTTTGGAATTCCTTAGTTAGCTTTTATGCAAAATGTGGAGACATTGAGTCTTCTTTCTTGACATTCTCATTAATGCATAGAAAAGACTTAATATCATGGAATTCTATGCTTGATGCCTTTGCAGATGGTCGATTCCAAGCTCGATTCTTCGATCTGTTACATAGAATGCATAACCAACAAGTAAGTCCCGATTCCTTAACACTGTTAGCTATAGTTCAATTCTGTTCAACTGTTCTCGACTGCAGAATGATTAAACAGGCTCATGGTTTTATAATAAGACATAATCTCGTGCAATTAAATTCCGAACCTAAACTCGGGAATGCAGTTATCGATGCGTATACACGACACGGTAACATGGATTACGCGTTGAAGGTTTTCGAAGTTGTTAAGAGGAATGTGGTTACATACAATTCAATCATTTCAGGATATATGATGTGCGGGTTTTACGATGAAGCACATAGTGTGTTCAATAATATGCCTGAAAAGGATATCACTTCTTGGAATCTGATGATTCGCTTATATTCTGAAAGCGGTTGCCATGACAAAGCTATTAGTCTCCTTCGGGGGATaataaaagatgaagaaatgtTCGAACCTGACTCGTTGACAGTTATGAGTCTTCTTCCACTTTGTTCGCAAATGGCCTCAGTTCATTTACTTAGGCAATGCCATGGGTATGTTGTTAGAGCATGTTTTACAGATCCTTACTTAATAGCAGCAATGTTAGATGTGTATTCAAAATGTGGCAGCATCGATTATGCGTATAAACTTTTCAAATCGACGAATATGAAGGATCTGATTATATTTACAGCCATGATCGGCGGGTATGCTATGAAT GGTTTGGTTGATGAAGGGTTAAAAATCTTCAATTCGATAGAGAAGATTCATAGGATTAGACCGAGTATGGAACAGTACGCTTGCGTGGTTGATCTTCTTGCTCGAGGAGGTAGAATTAGCGACGCTTATGAGTTTGTCTGTCAAATGCCAATTGAACCTAATGCAAATATATGGGGAACTTTGTTAGGGGGTTGTAAAACGCATAACGAATTTGAAATTGGACGTGTTGTGGCTGATCGTTTGTTGGCGAATGAAACGAAGGATGTTGGTAGCTATGTGGTGATGTCGAATTTATATGCTGCGGATGCGAAATGGGATGGTGTTCTTGAAATGAGAAAGCTTATGAAGAATAGAGATATGAAAAAACCGGCTGGATGCAGCTGGATTGAAGTGGAGAAGAGTAAAAATACTTTTTTGGCGGGAGATACTTCTCACCCGAAAAGAATCGATATTTATGACATGTTGAGTATGTTGGATCGACAAATGAAAGAGAGATTCGACAATTATGAGTTTGCGAAAACTAGTTTGGTATTTGAATTGTGA
- the LOC124936071 gene encoding uncharacterized protein At4g18257-like: protein MGEQEEGKKKKRVVVESLGWLTESSIMPKKHRAISGVGASSILDLKAQLYKSQEESKRSKAQPDQIEYQRAKKIIGPRDPLSQKNSGVEARAHKDKLELKAVKDGSVSYAALERKAELYDKLKRGEIPDEEDNEKYCVDFFQKSLTEDITNEPRKREDGDIEVLNLQNTKPATLGRAESTLDNNEHIRFVREVNEETNEARHKTTELKLRRQEQVAAHREKLKQAYLRKKLEKLRASSQSGQT from the exons ATGGGGGAGCAGGAggaagggaagaagaagaaaagggtAGTAGTCGAATCGCTGGGATGGTTAACGGAGTCATCGATTATGCCGAAGAAACACCGCGCCATCTCCGGCGTCGGCGCTTCATCGATCCTCGATCTCAAAGCTCAATTATATAAGTCGCAGGAAGAGTCCAAACGATCCAAGGCTCAGCCCGATCAAATCGAATATCAACGTGCCAAGAAGATAATCGGCCCTCGCGATCCTCTCTCTCAAAAGAACTCCGGCGTCGAAGCTCGAGCACACAA AGACAAACTTGAGCTGAAAGCAGTAAAAGATGGATCTGTCAGCTACGCTGCTTTAGAAAGAAAAGCTGAGTTGTATGATAAACTAAAACGAGGAGAGATTCCAGATGAAGAAGATAACGAGAAGTATTGTGTTGATTTTTTCCAGAAGAGTCTTACAGAGGACATAACTAATGAACCACGAAAACGAGAAGATGGtgatattgaagttctaaatcTGCAAAATACAAAACCAGCCACACTTGGGCGGGCAGAAAGCACACTAGATAACAATGAGCATATTCGATTTGTGAG GGAAGTTAATGAAGAAACAAATGAAGCTAGGCACAAAACAACTGAACTCAAGCTACGTAGACAAGAACAAGTTGCAGCTCATAGGGAGAAGTTGAAACAAGCCTACCTTCGAAAGAAGCTGGAAAAACTAAGAGCTTCTTCACAATCCGGGCAGACGTGA
- the LOC124934472 gene encoding pyruvate dehydrogenase E1 component subunit beta-like: MAVVSQGIRPATALISANAVDSKRFHFASSKSTSVRFIESLILIVAVEARGIVCLVRSDGKSNARVRKPHLHSHISNAVTTKNDDKTASKPGHELLLFEALREGLEEEMDRDPNVCVMGEDVGHYGGSYKVTRGLADKFGDLRVLDTPIAENSFTGMAIGAAMTGLRPVVEGMNMGFLLLAFNQISNNCGMLHYTSGGQFKIPIVIRGPGGVGRQLGAEHSQRLESYFQSIPGIQMVACSTPYNAKGLMKAAIRSENPVILFEHVLLYNLKERIPDEEYVLNLEEAEIVRQGGDVTILTYSRMRYHVMQAVKMVVNDGYDPEVIDIRSLKPFDLYRIGNSVKKTHKVLIVEECMRTGGIGASLTAAINENFNDYLDAPIVCLSSQDVPTPYAATLEDLTVVQPSQIVSAVKMLCR; this comes from the exons ATGGCTGTCGTCTCCCAAGGAATTAGACCTGCAACAGCTCTCATATCTGCTAACGCCGTCGATTCCAAGAGATTTCACTTCGCATCTTCAAAATCTACTTCAG TTCGTTTCATTGAGTCTCTCATTCTTATTGTTGCCGTAGAAGCCAGAGGAATTGTCTGTTTAGTTAGATCTGATGGAAAATCAAACGCTAGAGTTCGAAAACCTCATCTTCATAGTCATATCTCTAATGCAGTGACA ACGAAAAATGATGATAAAACTGCTTCAAAACCAGG ACACGAACTTCTACTTTTCGAAGCTCTACGCGAAGGACTCGAGGAGGAAATGGACAGAGATCCTAATGTATGCGTAATGGGAGAAGATGTAGGTCACTACGGTGGATCATACAAAGTTACAAGAGGCTTAGCAGATAAATTCGGCGATCTTAGGGTTCTAGACACACCAATTGCCGAAAATTCCTTCACAGGAATGGCAATTGGTGCAGCCATGACAGGTCTACGGCCAGTAGTAGAAGGAATGAACATGGGATTCCTACTCTTAGCATTcaatcaaatatcaaacaattgTGGCATGCTACATTACACTTCAGGCGGTCAATTCAAGATCCCAATCGTGATTCGTGGTCCAGGAGGCGTTGGTCGTCAGCTCGGGGCTGAACATTCACAACGTTTAGAATCATATTTCCAATCAATCCCGGGTATACAAATGGTAGCATGTTCAACACCTTACAATGCAAAAGGGTTAATGAAAGCTGCTATAAGAAGTGAGAATCCTGTTATACTTTTCGAACATGTTTTGTTATACAATTTGAAGGAAAGAATTCCAGATGAAGAATACGTATTGAATCTTGAGGAAGCTGAGATTGTAAGGCAAGGTGGTGATGTGACGATTCTGACTTATTCGAGGATGAGATATCATGTAATGCAGGCGGTTAAGATGGTTGTGAATGATGGGTATGATCCTGAGGTTATTGATATTAGATCGTTGAAACCGTTTGATTTGTATAGGATTGGGAATTCGGTTAAGAAAACGCATAAGGTTTTGATTGTGGAGGAATGTATGAGAACGGGTGGGATTGGGGCGAGTTTGACAGCTGCGATAAATGagaattttaatgattatttggATGCGCCGATTGTTTGTTTGTCGTCGCAGGATGTTCCTACGCCTTATGCGGCGACGTTGGAGGATTTGACGGTTGTTCAGCCTTCTCAGATTGTTTCTGCTGTTAAGATGTTATGTAGGTAA
- the LOC124936138 gene encoding cation/H(+) antiporter 15-like, with protein MFPRASLDILDPFGHFAIINYAFLLGLETDLSMMPRSSHMDLITSGFNTFLPAAIGSVLFFLIGQTGNSSMGCIYWAVALAATGPTILAEQLDNAKIFATDVAKTALSVAQITDLTSWVLLALASSLTGAGLPSAILSVISIAAFILFAGFYMRPVIEKMIEKTGEYGIDNDEYYFCTFVAVGVGMFGFFANSMGAHPVVGAFVFGLIIPRGALEVELFEKFEGFIMWILMPFFMVTVGQRVDIYSISSGSGWGIAIVVLVVAGLSKAIAAMVSSFITGMDFKESVPLGILMNTKSLFPIMALHIGLEHQVLSAQSFTIMVIGLLLMTISVAPFTLISAGKKQIPYKRRTIHKLRSKEELRILACLHSIQDIHSTVGLFDVSFPSQNSPIIAFAVHLILPHSFSGPSETDQILAAFDKYVRQRENITISTFSIKSTYSIAEEDICDAAEERRANLVIIPFHKQQGSTGELEIVGPTREMNESVISNSPCSVGIFIDRGLAASGQFATRIAMIFVGGPDDREALAYAVRMAQNPAVKMKVTLFVPSETANQLQYKNRTDMAMAFDVENERDKDQDESAINKLKETNTEEGAPPSTIALEEVVVDNEEQVIELIRRMDGQYDLFVVGKGGRHVSPLTSGLADWCEYPELGPIGDALVTTRFSSAFSVLVMQQYDPMGVLNLDRPSSSSTVMTKDELEPSTMDLKRAAEDGIDDGWFERR; from the coding sequence atgtttCCTCGTGCAAGTTTGGACATTTTGGATCCTTTCGGACATTTCGCCATTATAAATTATGCGTTTTTATTGGGCCTTGAAACCGATTTATCCATGATGCCAAGAAGCAGTCATATGGATCTAATCACTTCAGGTTTCAACACTTTTTTACCAGCCGCAATTGGGTCGGTCCTATTCTTCTTAATAGGCCAAACTGGAAATAGTTCAATGGGCTGTATTTATTGGGCCGTAGCTTTAGCTGCAACCGGCCCAACAATCCTAGCAGAACAACTAGATAATGCAAAGATATTTGCTACAGACGTTGCTAAAACAGCCCTTTCCGTAGCTCAAATTACAGATTTAACCTCATGGGTTCTTCTTGCCCTAGCCAGCTCTCTCACCGGCGCCGGCCTTCCGTCGGCGATATTGTCGGTTATCTCCATCGCCGCGTTCATCTTATTCGCCGGATTTTACATGCGACCTGTGATCGAGAAGATGATCGAGAAAACTGGCGAATACGGTATTGATAACGATGAATATTACTTTTGTACGTTTGTAGCGGTCGGCGTTGGAATGTTCGGTTTCTTCGCGAATTCAATGGGAGCACATCCGGTTGTTGGAGCGTTCGTGTTCGGATTGATAATTCCTCGAGGAGCGCTTGAGGTTGAGTTGTTTGAGAAATTTGAAGGATTCATTATGTGGATCTTGATGCCTTTCTTCATGGTGACGGTTGGACAGAGAGTTGATATTTACTCGATATCGTCTGGATCTGGTTGGGGAATCGCGATCGTTGTTCTTGTTGTTGCAGGTTTGAGTAAAGCGATTGCTGCGATGGTTTCTTCGTTTATTACGGGAATGGATTTTAAAGAATCTGTTCCTTTAGGTATTTTGATGAACACTAAAAGTTTGTTTCCGATTATGGCTCTTCATATTGGATTAGAACATCAGGTTTTATCAGCTCAAAGCTTTACGATAATGGTGATTGGTTTGTTGTTGATGACGATCTCAGTTGCGCCATTTACACTCATAAGCGCGGGAAAGAAACAGATTCCTTATAAACGTAGGACGATTCATAAACTTAGATCTAAAGAAGAACTACGAATCCTCGCTTGTCTTCATTCGATTCAAGATATCCATAGCACGGTCGGCTTATTTGATGTATCATTCCCCTCTCAAAACTCGCCAATCATCGCCTTCGCAGTGCATCTTATTCTCCCTCATTCATTCAGCGGTCCATCCGAGACCGATCAGATCTTGGCTGCGTTCGATAAATATGTTCGTCAACGCGAAAACATTACAATCAGTActttctcaatcaaatcaacatATTCAATTGCTGAGGAAGATATCTGTGATGCTGCTGAAGAACGTCGAGCGAATCTCGTCATTATTCCTTTTCATAAACAACAAGGTTCTACAGGTGAATTGGAGATTGTTGGACCGACTAGAGAAATGAATGAGAGTGTGATATCCAACTCGCCTTGCTCGGTTGGGATCTTTATTGATCGAGGTCTGGCTGCTTCGGGTCAATTCGCGACTAGAATCGCGATGATCTTTGTTGGAGGACCCGATGATAGAGAGGCACTTGCGTACGCGGTTAGGATGGCGCAAAATCCTGCAGTGAAAATGAAAGTGACGTTATTCGTCCCATCCGAGACTGCAAATCAACTCCAATACAAGAATAGGACTGACATGGCGATGGCGTTTGATGTGGAAAATGAAAGAGACAAAGATCAAGACGAATCCGCGATTAACAAATTGAAGGAGACGAATACTGAGGAAGGCGCGCCTCCTTCGACAATTGCGTTGGAAGAAGTTGTGGTTGATAACGAAGAACAAGTGATTGAACTGATACGAAGGATGGATGGACAATACGATTTGTTCGTGGTGGGAAAAGGAGGAAGACATGTATCTCCATTGACGTCTGGTTTAGCTGATTGGTGCGAGTATCCGGAGTTGGGTCCTATCGGGGATGCGCTGGTGACAACGCGTTTCTCGTCTGCATTCTCGGTGCTGGTGATGCAACAATACGATCCGATGGGAGTTCTGAACCTGGATAGGCCTTCATCTAGTTCAACTGTTATGACGAAAGATGAGTTGGAGCCTTCGACAATGGATTTGAAGCGAGCTGCGGAGGATGGGATTGATGACGGATGGTTTGAACGTcggtaa
- the LOC124934474 gene encoding uncharacterized protein LOC124934474, whose protein sequence is MAAEKEPMNLEQKEGNSIESNQKNSSNHVNQVKKLLQRRMLVGISDGRFFLGNFYCIDKQGNIILQDAVEYRNTRRLSTSPMEQRGLGLILIPASSRKTCHVDCSIEEQLSLMSV, encoded by the coding sequence ATGGCTGCTGAAAAGGAACCAATGAATCTTGAACAAAAGGAGGGTAATTCAATTGAATCAAACCAAAAAAACAGTTCAAATCATGTAAATCAGGTCAAGAAGTTGCTGCAGAGGAGGATGTTAGTGGGTATAAGTGATGGTCGTTTTTTCTTGGGGAATTTCTATTGTATTGATAAGCAAGGTAACATTATCCTTCAAGATGCAGTTGAGTATCGAAACACGAGAAGGTTATCTACTTCTCCTATGGAACAAAGGGGTCTTGGTCTTATACTAATTCCCGCTTCTAGCAGGAAAACTTGTCATGTTGATTGCTCCATTGAAGAACAATTATCACTTATGTCGGTTTAA